The window TGGCTGACTGAAGTCTGAATCAGCTGTGATATTTTGTAGGCATTTTTCTGTTCTTGCATGGTAAATTTGTGTTGATGATTGATTGGTTTCTGTTCTGCCTTTCTACAGTGTTCATCTAATTAGGTTAGGGATTCTAGTTGCCTGTTTTTTTGGCATAATTACTCGCATATCATACCGGCGCTAATCATGTGATAAATCAACACCAATTTTATGCTGCTTACTTGAAAACAGGTCTTCTCATATAAAAAAAAGATGACAtagattttatcatttatattgaaGAAAAATTTTGAAGCTACAATGTGATTTTTTCAAAAaagaattattattatcattatttttttattttggagcTTGATCAAACATATCATAAGACTATATAAATTTTGAATTTTGCATATATATGTGTCTGTGTGTGTGATGCATTTCCCAAAATGATTTGGATCATTGGCCCAAAATGAttaaaagttaataataataataggccCGCTAATGTTGCACAAAAGCCATCCATGTTAGATAGATCTGATACTAGTTGAATATTAGGAATCAAAATCCAACAaagtgaatgtgtgagtatttattcATGTGGaagattagaaaaaaataaaaatggtttCCGCAGTCATAGTAGTAGTAAATTCAATCCTGGAATTTCAATGCTGATTGATCTGCACTTGACCTTAGTTTCATAATTTAAATTCATACAAAATCCAAGCATTGAGCTGAATCCTTGGAATTTAGTTTCAGTCATGCTCTCAAAAACCAAAAGACCTGCTCCACCAGTCTGTGGTCAGCAATGTGAACAACTGATTTGAAACCATGGCCAAGTCTTTTTAAAGGACTTGGCAACTATAGTTTTTTTGTCAGGGAGGATATTTGATGCAATGATATTGGCATCAATGCACTGTCCAACCTTCAAGTCATGTTCCTGCAGCATACCTCTTATGTTCATAGGGAGCCATTGCTAACCTGGAGAAAGATGAACCAGAGATCTCGTAACAGTTGAGGTAGTGGACGAAGCCAGGCTCTTAGCAATCAAATTATGGCCCCTTTGACCGACCTACACAGCACAAGAACGAAGTAGAGAGATGTAGGTTTCTGAGGTGCAGGACGAGGAAATAGTCTTGACGAGTTCTCAGGTGCAAGGCTGGTCTCTGACTGAAGTGCtcttagtttaagttcaccagacTCGGGAACAGCCTATCATCGCCCGAGTTCACATCAAACTTTCTAAGCTCTCTCatgtgatttatttatttattagcttGCTGCTTCATCTCCCTCCAACAGGTGGTCAATGGATTACGATACAAACTCCTACCAATGAAGCCAGAACAGCTCAACACGGGCTTCGAGCTTCTAACTTATTATTCCTGCACATGGCCATGGAGGTTTGATGTGATCGCTTTGACCCAGCCACAGTGAGCACATAAATAATGAGAGCTGCATATGAAGTGATACAAGGTTAGCAGCTTGCATATGAGAGAGGCAATAAATACATGGAGAAAACGGCACATCACATCATCTCACACAAGCTTGCAGTGGTGACATATAGAAGAAGATAATTTTGTTTGGAGTATGTTAGATGAAATTTATAGAGAAATTGAAAGATGAAAATGATACTGTTTCTGCCGGTCCTCAGTACATGCTCACAAGTTTTGCTTTTGTGGTGCGATGACTATGGTAATCGATTAGTGAGTGCCCAACTCCTCATGCCTTATCTTTCAAGTAGCTGTCAGCTGATGGAGAGAGTACATACTGCATCCTGTTGTTGCTGGTGTGGTGTTCTTTTCCCCATGCAAAAAGATCAGACACCATGTCAATGCTTCCCGACCAAACACCTGAAGCCCCTGCCATCTTCCTTCCACCCAGTTCTTCTTTTTAGGCCGAATGCCTTTTGTGGCGGCTAATGTTGGCTGCTATGACCCGCACTTGGATCATTTGAACAGCAGTTCCTTTGTGAGATAGGGGCACAAGTGATTAAACGCCGGTGAAAGTTGCTGGAATCTGGTTGTGCAGGTCAGAATACGTTTAATGCCAGTTTGACCTTCGGTTCATTCAAGTCTTTCGAGTTGACCAAAAGTTCAACGCATGTGTTCTTTAAGCCCAGAAGTCGGCATGGCACATGTGACAGGGAGAGCGCTGGAAATTGCCAAGCACAACAGGCACAACCTCAAGTTGATCTCCATCAGCTCCAGTCCAAGTTACCACGAGAACATAATTCAACAGTCAAGGAATGGGGTTTTGAATGTTTATTCAATGGCTTTCCAAGTAAATCACCATTGCTTTGCTTGTCCTGACCGGGATGCCGagtatcatcatttttttatggCTTGTCCTTCCCTGAAGCAGATGGCATCAGTGATGATACTGCAGACTCATGCCACATTACAAGGTGATTGCTTTGATCAGTTCAATGCAACTTCTCTTTCTTCTGCTATCAtactgtatgtatatatatatataatagcaaGAAATATCGTTTGACCCATGAAAACAAAATCATTTGTGCTTGTCCTGAAGTTTATTTTGACGAACAAATCAGAGGCTAGGAAGGGACAAGGAAACTGTGACATTGGTCAATGGAGATTTGCCGCATGTTCCTCGCAGAATTCCATGTGGGTTATTCCCTTCATCGCACCCTGCAGAAGAAATCCACCCTGAGTTTACTGCAATGAAGAATTTGTGGACAAGAAAAAGGAGACAAAATCTAGTATTAGGAAAGTAAGAGCAAGGTCCAACCCTTGGTTTACGCTTACTTTGAACCAAGGAAAAAACATGATTCCAAGTTGTGTGTTCTTGTTCTTCAAAGTCGGGACGCCATTTGAACTGACTACCAGGAGGAACAAGACCATGAAGATTGCTTTGGTGGGACGAACAAGGAAAAGCATTCCAGAAGATAGACCTCATAAATCACATCAAATGCAACAAGAAATTTACAGCAAATGGTTAGAAGCATTTTATGTTTAGGAGAACCATCATGTTCCTCATATTTGGCAACTCCATGTAACTTTCCTGTCCGATGAACTCTTATTTTCCCCATCTTTTACATTCTTTTCTGCAGCTGTTTGCCTTCATTCATCTCTTTGACATGCCACGGCAACTTCTAAGTTGTTTCTCATTCTATCATCACCATACAAAGctgaaatgtgtgtgtgtgtgtgtgtgtgagagagagagagagagagagagagagagagaacaggaaAAATTAGGCCCTTGCTGAAGTGAATTAATTAGTGCTTTGAATTATACTAGTTTTCTGATACATGCAGACTCAGTTCTTGCCATTAGAGTAAGCCACCGAATCCTACCGAAACTTGGTATTGTCCACCAAGAAGCTTAAAGAAGTGGCCTTTCATGGATGCACCAATACAAGAAGTCCATTCTTGATGCCCTCCCAGACCTTTGAATGCTCCCAGGAATTCAAACTAGGAGTCAACATTCCTAAAGCCACAAGCAAAATATAACCCAGGTTTACTACTACTATACTGAGAGGTCTTGAGGTCAACCCCACTGGGTATTAAGTTTCGCGACCAGCTTCAATCATGCATACCTTCTTCCTACTTTGAAACAACGCTAGTTCATGGAAATAACATGCCAATTTCCCCTTGTATTCATCTATTTAtgagatttctctctctctctctctctctctctctctctctctctctctctctctctctctcttatatatatatatatatataatatcagcaATTTTTGCTAAGGCAGATTTCACTTAGCTGCATGCATGTCACGTGCCTACTTCCGAACAACTCCTTATATATACGCATCATGCTGTGACTTCCATACTCAGCACCTTCATCTCTTTATCGCTTATATAGGAGGGCGAGTGAGAGAGAGATCTCGTACTCCATTACACTCTTCATATCGATTCCATTTCCTTAAGAGAGAGACATAGAGAGAAGGGATGGAGAAGAGTGGGAAGCCGAGGGTGGCGATCATAGGGGGAGGCATCAGTGGCCTTGCGGCAGCGAAGGAGCTCCGCTGGCTCGAGCCAGTCCTCTTCGAGGCCACGGACTCCATAGGAGGGGTGTGGAGGCACTGCTCCTTCCGCACCACGAGGCTGCAGACTCCGCGGCCGGACTACGAGTTCTCCGACTACCAGTGGAGCGACCGGAACGACGCCACGTTCCCCACCCACATCGAGATATTGGAGTACCTCCACGGCTACGCCACCCACTTCGACCTGTGGAGGTTCATCAAACTCCAGACCAAGGTGGTGGAGATCCGCTCCATCGGCGACGACCGTGAGACCTGGTTCACCGAGCTCTGGGGGGACAAAGGACGGGCCATCCCCGACCAACCGACGTGGGAGGTCGGCGTGGTGACCGGCCACTCCGACACCGTTCAGGTGCCCATACTGCTTTAAATATCGCGCTTCTGCGTACATCGTTCCTGAGACACCGAGAGTGATTTCCTTCGATATGTTTCAGTGGTACAAGTTCGAGTTCATCGTGATGTGCATCGGAAAGTACGGTGACATCCCAAACATGCCCAAGTTTCCCCCCGGGAAGGGAGCAGAGATCTTCCGAGGCAAGGTGATGCACTCGCTGGACTACTGCAAACTCGACGAAGACGCCACCAAGGAACTGATGAAGGGGAAGAAGGTCGTCATCATCGGCTACAAGAAATCCTCCATCGACCTCGCAGTCGAATGCGCTGAAGCCAACCGAGGTAACCTTCTTAACGTTTCACTCCATTGTGTTTCCCTTTTCGAACAATTTCCAGCGAGATTTCATGAAAGCATGAACACTACAAACTCATAACCAGTCTGAGAAGCAAGACAAAGAAACGAAAAGAAAGAAGAGTAACATGCATGTGTGGGGAAGAAAGGTCAAActttcctctttctctctctctctctctctctctctctctctctctcaaggcaTTTTATGTTCTTGGATCATGATGCCTTTCTTGGGTTCGCATGCATTTTACACATTGGTGGACGAAAGTAGCGGTCCCGATTGTGGTCAAAGTCCAGACATGAGCAACGAACATTGACTGGTTGACTTCCCATGCCACCCGCCAAACCCGCAAGGAAAAGAGGATTAGACGTCGTCTTTTGTCTACTATAGAAGAAGGCGAAGAACTAAAACAGATTAAATAAGATGTTGACTTTGGCCACTTGATACCGGTCGAGAGTCCACTTATTTATTAGTTTACCTGCGCATCTTCAGAGCTTGGCATGCCCGTGTCGTTGACTTCGTATCCTGTGTTTGATGAATGTGTTCTGCAGGGGAAGATGGCCAGCCATGCACCATGGTGATAAGGACCCTCCATTGGACTGTTCCCTCCTACTCCATATGGGGCctgcccttcttcctcttcttctccacaAGGTTTTCTCAGTTCCTCCATGAAAGGCCGAATCAAGGACTGATGAAATCTCTTGCCTCCCACCTTTTAACCCCGTTGGTAATTGCTTCATCCAACGCATTCCATCAAGATTACGACGAACAGAGTACGTTAGGTTTATGTTAACGCTCGCTTTTGACATCtatacagaggagaggtgtgtcgAAGTTTATTGAATCGTATCTCACATGGAAGCTTCCTCTGGACAAGTACGGGCTGAAACCAGACCATCCTTTCGTGGAAGACTATGCCTCATGTCAGATGGCCATCTTGCCGGAGAACTTCTTCGCCGAGGCCGACGAAGGGCGGATCATGTTCAAGCGGTCATCGCAGTGGCGCTTCTGGGAAGGTGGTGTGGTTCTTGACGACGACACCAAGTTGGAGGCTGATGTCGTGCTCCTCGCGACGGGATTCGACGGCAAGCGGAAGCTGAGATCAGTGCTTCCCGAGCCTTACCGTGGACTGATAGTGGATTCCTCCGGTGTCATGCCGCTGTATAGGTACGTAGGTAAAATATTTCTCCTTCCCTCCATCGATTACTTCAGCTAAACGTCTGGTTGTTTCGTTCATGGCAGGGGCACAATCCATCCGCTGATCCCACACATGGCGTTCGTGGGGTACATCGAGAGCGTATCGAACCTGCACACGTCGGAGCTGCGGTGCAAGTGGCTGGGGAGGCTGCTCGAGGGGCACTTCCAGTTGCCGAGCGTGGAGGCGATGTTCCGGCAGACCAGAGAGGAGATAGAGGTGATGAAGCGGACCACCAGGTTCTACCGCCGCCACTGCATCTCCACCTACAGCATCAACCACAGCGACGACATGTGCGAGGAGATGGGCTGGAGTCCATGGCGGAAGGGCAGCTGGCTCTCTGAGGCCTTCAGTGCGTACAACAACCAGGATTACAAGGAAGACAAGAGCGAATAAGCTTTCGATAGATCGATGACGTGCCATCAACAAGGAAATAGTCAATATTAATTTGGTCAGGTTGAAATAAAGCTATGTCAAGCGATATGTGCTCTTTACATTTATATATAATCCATATACAATTTTATTTCTAATGTGCGATCACTCTTACGGATGTGTGAAATATTGTAGAGTATGCAAACATGCATGCAGATCATGTTCTCATGGCTCATCACATTGGGCCTGAGGCCACCATTAGGGATACAGTCTGATGCACCTTGCAAGCTCATGGAAGGTCTAACTTGATCCCCCCAAAATATTCACAATTCACTCAACATTCAAGGAAAACAAAAATATCAGTCATAGACATCAACAACCAAAGTGACACAATTAACAAAAATTTCTTGCTAaataatccttttttttctttttaacaaaCACCAGTTGTTGTATTTATTTGTATTTTTGGTTTTGTTCTTACTGCAGCTGTAGATCATTTGGACCACCTATCATTCTAATAATGAATGGCTACTAATAGCTTGCAGATATAGTGGTTTGGCATATTCTTGGGCAGTGATCGCCGCCTCAGGGTCAATCAATACTGTCAGGGATGACTGGCCTTCGTATCATTCTGatccagtgagagagagagagagagagagatgtgggtTTGATGGCATTCACATGCTTTGATCTGTAATGCTCAGTAGTTGGTACCACTACATTTAATGAGTTACTTTTCGTGTTTGTCTTACAGGCATCTTCACGCAAGGGGAAGATATGAAGTTGAGCATTGGGATGCAGTTGCAAGAGGCAGTGTTCCTTTTAGGGGATTGGTGGGTGATCCTCATTTGTCTGCGCCACCTCCTTTCTGGAATGGTGATGAAGGGATTGGTGGGAACAGGTCTATGGAGAAGTGAGCTCATCCCAACCATCTTAGGTTTTCCATTTACCCAACTGTTTATTGTGTTATGTTCTGAGTTGCTTTCCTTTGAAATGCAACATTCCGTGTTCGATGCTTTTAGATCTTGCTGTTGCCCATCATGTTTTGTTGTAGCAATAGCATTTCAGTAGCATCAAAATGACGACGGCCTAGCAATAACACACTTACGATTTTGTATTGCTGATGTGCTTACAACGTGTTTGATCTTTTGACTGTATTAGTTGATGTGAAGCATCTGGTTAATTAATGAATACTTTTCCATTAAAAGAGTACCTCAAGCActctatttttgttttttttgtagtTATTTTGAGACACGACATCTGGACATATTGCCAGTAGGCATATAGATGCAAATTCTGCTATTGTTAAAATATGGTATGTGAATGcacagaaattattttggatacaaTATTTGGAAAAATATTGAATTGTATGAATCGATACATGCGTATGATTGTTTggcttgtatagtatactttttaACACTCACTCATCTGCGGAAAGGTTAATTACACAGGAGAAGAGGGAGACAAATGTATGAACTAATAATCCTGTTCAAAGTCATATGGTCTATCCATGATTCTTGGGAAGTAGTGGTGTTACCCATAATTCCTGGCAACTCGGTCTTGGTGATTTTAGTCTGAACAATGAAAATAGTTTCAGGTGATGATGGTCTAGAAAATTGCAAGAGCTTAGGTTAGCTTGTTGTTGATGTTTAGGAGGAGCAGAATTACTCCTTGCAACTGTAATGCCTCTCATAATCTTATCTGCTGTTGCGACCTCTGAAATTTGCTGCAGATTTAAATTATTCTTATTCATGTCTGttcataagagagagagagagagagagagagagagagagagagagagagagttgtggaGCATTTTTTTTGTCTCAAATATGATGTAAGATGCCTTTTGAAAAGCTCCAAAGGAAGAGAAGTGGGAAATCAAAAGAGTTTGTGGTAGTAATGGGTTTTTTGGTCAGTTTCGTGACCTTTTCTGCAGGTCTTTATGTAGTTTGGGATCATGAACAGAACTTGCGGATCTATCATTGCTAGATTATTAAATTAGTTATTTGTTTTACAAAACACAGCCATGAAGAAAAAGAGACCCATGAATATACTAGACTTGGGAGATACTTCAGTGGGCAAATGATGCCATGATTCTGAAACAAGACCTTAAAATGTTTACTTTTGTTCTTCTGTATGCTGTTTAGTGCAGAAAGGCTCCCATGAGAGTAGAGTTCATACCGGAGACTTGAAGAGGGTAGAAAAGTTTGACTCAGCATGAGTTACTCAAATATCTTATCAGATTTAAAAAAGGTCTTCCTACTAGAAATGAATCAAAGAACTCTATATTAGGATGCCTTTCGAGGAAAGATTGCTTGGGAGAGAATTGAAATGGAACCTAAATTTCAAAAGCATCTAACATCATCATCATGATCCAAGGACTCTCTCTCATTATTTCTACGACCTCTAGGGAAGAGAGAACAAGAATTATTAGGTAGAAATTCATTAATTTCTAAACTTCATAATTATCTAGAAGACCGTCCTATTATTACTTGTGCTTCTCCTAATGTTTATTGATCatttaaatatttcatattttatgacATCAAAAATGCACATTCTGGTAGGCGATGAAGTCAACGTTTGTTTTTGAATGAAAAAAAACTTTGTTGAAGTATTCAAAGTTTCTAGATTATTTGAATTGTATACAATTGCTTGTGGTATTGTTAAGAGCCTCATAAACTTGGCAACTGAATGAATCTGTCTGGAACTTATTTAATCTTAAGTCTTAGCAACTTTTATTGGATAAATTCTTAGGTCAATAGCTTTCCTATTGACCACCTGAATCTCAATCTCAATCTTAGTAATCCATGGAGCTAAGCAAAGCAGCAAGTCTCGAGTGACTCATCAGTCTCAATGCATTCTTAAGGCTTTGAGTTCTGATCCATGGGAAAAAGGTATGGGTAATCTCGACTGAAAATTTTCCTTTGATTGGGTGACTGCAATATTTTGGTGATCTATCTCATTAATTGAATTCTCTTATTTTCTGCTGCTCTCAATAACTTACAAGTGGTCAGTTGGATCTACATCTGGGCATTCCAACATGTGTCTAGCCTTTATTTTGATCATTTGCTTGCAATGAACTACCTGACAAGTCAAAGTATTTAATTTTCCCTTTCGCCATTACATTTTGGCATGCTTTTTATTGGAATACAAAAGATGGAAGAGAagaatattatatttatgatgaATTATTCTTTATTAAAAATGATAAGTCTCGCTGAATGCTGAATCCTGAATCCTAAACCCGATCTCCATCCTGACCATAAATTTCTCCAATGTCAAAGCTGCAGGAagggataaaaataaattttggaATAAGTCAGCTCCAGTATAAAACAGTAAATGATGTAACAAGAACTTCAGATGATGAAAGTACACAAGCCAGATTATATTCAAAATACTGTCATGCTTAGGTCATATGAAACCTGTTTTCTTGTGTAGCTGAAACTTTGTGTCTTAACAAAAAGCATGCTGTTGAGAATTTAATGTTTAGCAAAATTAGCAAGATCTTAATATTCAAGGACAACCAAACAATGTAAAAACGATGGTACTGATATGCTAAACTGCAATCAATAAAGGCCTAAGAAATTatgtatataaaattataaatctccAAGTTGAAAATTTTCTATTACCATGGCAAGGCAGCATCATACAAGTAGTCCTCTTCATTGTAGTAGCTATTCATATGTTGTTGGAAGAGGCAAGACTGCGGAGCATCCCCTTCACTATGCAACCAATATGGCAAATTAAAAACCTCATCAAACATATGAAACCCCTCGTCAGCTACTTCTTCGCTCTCACATAGGTCACCCTCCATGTTTTTGAGGAACATACTCCACCATGCTGATGTCATCAAATTCATCATGTCATTCCACTCCATGTTATGTTGTTCTCCGATCGAACGGATCTCTGCGATCTCATCATCATCCATCCTTGGATGCAATGATGCTGAGGTTGGGTCCAATGCAACCCCAGAGGCCTGACAGTATGCCTTAGAGATAAATGGTACTTTGGTGTTTGACATGATACTGGTAAGATAATTTGAACAAGACGGAGTTGGTAGTGATGATGGCTGGATGGGTGATTTCATGTCGAGGTTGTTGCAAAACAAATTGTCATTGTTGTTGAAGTTTTGAAAGTTGAGATTTAAGCCTAATGATTGGTCAGGGAAAGGGATGTTGAGGTTATCGGAGACAGACAGTGGTGTAATTGGTGGATAAATCCAAGAGAAATAAGAATAAGCAAGGGGTGACAAATTGGTGCTCTCAGCATAGTTAGGAAAGGTGTTGTTAGGTGGATACCTTCTAGAGTTGCTCCTACAATCATTCAGCTCCTGCTTTAGATCTTGTAACACTGCTGGGGATAGTTCCAGGGTTGGAGAAGGTGGTTGATTTTTCTGTTGTCGCTCATGTTGCTGCAGTTGTTCTTGCTCTTCTGCTTGTTTCATGGTAGCTCGATGAAGTCTAAGTGCAGTtacaatctctctccgagcctctGCCATATTAAGTAATCTTTCTTGATAAGGCTTACTCGTATGGAGTCTTCTTCTCACTTGTTTCTTCGGTAGCAAAGGTTTCATTGGACGTGGTGATTGTTGTTGTTGAGTTTCACCAAGACTTTCGCTATCATTAGCAGAGTGTTGGGAAAATTTACCTGCACTTGCTCCATCTCTAGACTTTGATTTCATGGGATCTTTGTTTGTTGAAGACCTTAACTGCTTGACAAGACTACGGATGTAGGCACCAGAGAGTTGAGGATGTTGTAAAATGGGCTCTTCCACCACCATGATCCTGTTGCTATGCTTGGAATTGGAGTTCCTTCccatctctctcactctctccagGATTCTTAAAATGTAAGGAGTGTGGGTCACATCTGTAGGTCTCGGCTCTGCTAAGGTGAAACTAGCGAACCATCATGGCACTTTCCTGGGTCAGAGGCGTACAGTACAGAGCAGGTTACATGTCCTGATGTATTGCTATAAATAATAGAAATCATTCTAGGATTTCTTATACTTTTCCATGTTTGATGAGGTTAAGAATCCTTGTTTTGGTCTCTTTGGTATTGGTAGTGAGAGTGCGATCATTAGCTTTTTGAAAGTTCTTAGCAGCTGACCCACATAAGAAAATAGTGAAGTTTATATCAATTAGAACAGGTGCACTTAGTTTTTATGATTGCTTAATGTAACAACCGCTGTTTCTATGATGGCAGCCATTTTGTATTTGTACCTatacacatataaatatgtatacaaaGATAACTATGTATACAAAGCAGAAATAAGCTAATGACTGCTATATGAAAAGCATAATGGCCATTAGTTTATTCTCATTGTCGATCAAAGCAAAAAAATCATATATGTTTAAACTCAAATGACAGTTGTGCATGGTTCTATTTGAACTTACAGTACATGTTATCATTGTGATAGTCCTTATTATGAGTTAGTTTCCATGATTATTTTACATTGATCAGTCAGTTCATGGAGAGAAAATTTAAATGATGTCATTTTTTCTTACAACTTTCTTTGTTCTTACCAACTTTATGGGCCGCCATGCTTCATTGTGAAAAATGGGAAATTCATggaaaattgatatatatatatatatatatatatatatatatatatatatttgtcattTTCCTTGTATAGATCAAAAAGAGGAATTCTTTCATTTTGCTGGTGATACCATAAATTGTTTGGCATATGATATGGGTGCAGTAAGTCTCTTATAAATTCATGTAGGATTCATATGTGGCATCATCTATTGAAATATATTTAGTGTCACTACAGGCATTAACTCAATTGTGTGATGTTAGGTTACCTGATTGAGATCGGCCTTGTCAACAAAACATGAGCCAAAAAGGTGGTCCCTTGTCATAAGTTTGACAACCAATGCACACTGGAATACCACAACATGTGAACCATCAAGCAAATGAATGGTTGTAATTGTTAGGCATTTAAGGCAACACTAACACACTTGAGTCTTTTGTCTCCCTTGGTATGGGTGGGTGGTCCTACATTTGCTGCTGTTGTGGTCCCAAGTGTTGGCCCCACGTGCCTCCGAATCAGTCAGAAGGTATCAGTCAGAAGGTGGCACATGGCAACATGCAAGAGGGCAAGGTGAAGGTGCTGTTTTGGCAGCTTCAAGCATAGCCTAACTCAAACCAGCCATTCAATTCCCTTTTACCCCCCATCTTAGCTTCTCATTCATTGGGTGCATGCATGGCTTCTATGCCTTTAAATTCTCATTAAGCACAGGCTTCTCTTACTACTTGCCCATAAGAGTCTGGTCCCCTTGCATACTAGGGATGGTGGTGGGGTTGAGGTTGGACCAAGCCATCATAACACACTTTGTCACCACAATCTGATGATTTTAGGCATAACTATGGTCTAATTGCTAGCTTCTAGAGGCTTTGGTAGACCAAAAAATATATCCATCATGATCGAGGACTATTTGATCTTTCTATAGCCTGGGGTTTTGGGAAGTTGTGTTGATGGaaacaacaaaaaatatatattatagtagATTTAAATCCTATCAACTTTTATCCTATATAACCAAGAGCTTGATTGCTTGCGCAGATGCATGACATGATTCATGATCATTTGAAGGAGGAGATCAGGTACCAAGGAGGGTGTGAATTGAGTTTGCAGGTAGCTAGATTCTTTGGCCTCATCGAATGGTCTTTCCTTTGGTGCCGAAAGTAGAGGAGGACCACTATTTTGGTTGTTGAGGCATGTGCACAGATGATCATGGTCGTATTCTGTCACATGTGTGATAATAGAATACACAGACAAAAGAAGACAGAATTGTTCACCCTACAAATGAATCGATAGCCTCCAGAAGATAATATGTTGTTCCAAGTACCATCTAAAGGAGATTGAATGCAGAGAAACTTAGAAAAATGCAAAATCATAATGAATCATTTTACAGATATGATATGTTGATTAGACTTAGTATGGAAGAgacaataaaaaaattcataaacc of the Musa acuminata AAA Group cultivar baxijiao chromosome BXJ3-2, Cavendish_Baxijiao_AAA, whole genome shotgun sequence genome contains:
- the LOC135631150 gene encoding probable flavin-containing monooxygenase 1, which codes for MEKSGKPRVAIIGGGISGLAAAKELRWLEPVLFEATDSIGGVWRHCSFRTTRLQTPRPDYEFSDYQWSDRNDATFPTHIEILEYLHGYATHFDLWRFIKLQTKVVEIRSIGDDRETWFTELWGDKGRAIPDQPTWEVGVVTGHSDTVQWYKFEFIVMCIGKYGDIPNMPKFPPGKGAEIFRGKVMHSLDYCKLDEDATKELMKGKKVVIIGYKKSSIDLAVECAEANRGEDGQPCTMVIRTLHWTVPSYSIWGLPFFLFFSTRFSQFLHERPNQGLMKSLASHLLTPLRRGVSKFIESYLTWKLPLDKYGLKPDHPFVEDYASCQMAILPENFFAEADEGRIMFKRSSQWRFWEGGVVLDDDTKLEADVVLLATGFDGKRKLRSVLPEPYRGLIVDSSGVMPLYRGTIHPLIPHMAFVGYIESVSNLHTSELRCKWLGRLLEGHFQLPSVEAMFRQTREEIEVMKRTTRFYRRHCISTYSINHSDDMCEEMGWSPWRKGSWLSEAFSAYNNQDYKEDKSE
- the LOC135586112 gene encoding uncharacterized protein LOC135586112, which translates into the protein MKLSIGMQLQEAVFLLGDWWVILICLRHLLSGMVMKGLVGTGLWRSELIPTILVIHGAKQSSKSRVTHQSQCILKALSSDPWEKGFICFIHRGSCSCSDQCACLPPLQYVELKIWHPQVLERISKESIKSPACISKQDPSPNEHAMEALFH
- the LOC103976826 gene encoding uncharacterized protein LOC103976826 translates to MGRNSNSKHSNRIMVVEEPILQHPQLSGAYIRSLVKQLRSSTNKDPMKSKSRDGASAGKFSQHSANDSESLGETQQQQSPRPMKPLLPKKQVRRRLHTSKPYQERLLNMAEARREIVTALRLHRATMKQAEEQEQLQQHERQQKNQPPSPTLELSPAVLQDLKQELNDCRSNSRRYPPNNTFPNYAESTNLSPLAYSYFSWIYPPITPLSVSDNLNIPFPDQSLGLNLNFQNFNNNDNLFCNNLDMKSPIQPSSLPTPSCSNYLTSIMSNTKVPFISKAYCQASGVALDPTSASLHPRMDDDEIAEIRSIGEQHNMEWNDMMNLMTSAWWSMFLKNMEGDLCESEEVADEGFHMFDEVFNLPYWLHSEGDAPQSCLFQQHMNSYYNEEDYLYDAALPCFDIGEIYGQDGDRV